The following proteins are co-located in the Gordonia polyisoprenivorans genome:
- a CDS encoding glutamine amidotransferase, which translates to MCGIVGLHLRNPDLYPRLGELLTGMLGEMQDRGADSAGIAVYGNPSWVPADHACVSLLEIDVDADDAQAAVTEALGSAVAAQYVDATLVLSAPVPAEELLGAARATYPGALVAGFGSDLTVLKGVGAPRDLTDQWGLAAAQGWQGVGHTRMATESAVTSAGAHPYAVGPEQCLVHNGSFSNHATIRRELRAEGVEFDSENDTEVGARFVAHQLAQGKDVETALKEVCATFDGFYTLVVSNRDSFAVVRDAIACKPAVIAETDDWVAMASEYRALAHLPGVENARIWEPEPEVVYAWTR; encoded by the coding sequence ATGTGCGGAATCGTCGGGTTGCATCTACGCAACCCCGATCTGTATCCCCGCCTCGGGGAACTGCTCACCGGCATGCTCGGCGAAATGCAGGACCGCGGCGCCGATTCGGCCGGCATCGCCGTCTACGGCAACCCCAGCTGGGTGCCCGCCGACCACGCCTGCGTCTCCCTGCTCGAGATCGACGTCGACGCCGACGACGCGCAGGCCGCCGTTACCGAGGCGCTCGGCAGTGCGGTCGCCGCCCAGTACGTCGACGCCACCCTCGTGCTGTCGGCACCCGTACCTGCCGAGGAGCTGCTCGGTGCCGCCCGCGCCACCTACCCCGGCGCCCTGGTCGCCGGATTCGGTAGCGACCTGACCGTACTCAAAGGTGTTGGTGCACCGCGAGATCTGACCGACCAGTGGGGCCTGGCCGCCGCACAGGGCTGGCAGGGCGTCGGGCACACGCGCATGGCGACCGAGTCCGCGGTGACCTCGGCCGGCGCGCACCCGTACGCCGTCGGACCCGAGCAGTGCCTGGTGCACAACGGATCGTTCTCCAACCACGCCACCATCCGCCGTGAATTGCGCGCGGAGGGAGTCGAATTCGATTCCGAGAACGACACCGAGGTCGGCGCACGCTTCGTCGCCCACCAGCTCGCGCAGGGCAAGGACGTCGAGACCGCACTCAAAGAGGTCTGTGCCACCTTCGACGGCTTCTACACCCTCGTCGTGTCCAACCGCGACTCGTTCGCGGTGGTCCGCGACGCCATCGCCTGCAAGCCCGCCGTGATCGCCGAGACCGACGACTGGGTGGCGATGGCCAGTGAATACCGAGCCCTGGCGCACCTGCCGGGCGTGGAGAACGCACGAATCTGGGAACCAGAACCGGAGGTGGTCTACGCATGGACCCGCTGA